The proteins below are encoded in one region of Neofelis nebulosa isolate mNeoNeb1 chromosome 17, mNeoNeb1.pri, whole genome shotgun sequence:
- the MED25 gene encoding mediator of RNA polymerase II transcription subunit 25 isoform X8, whose protein sequence is MVVLLLRRTSGETFMGGGGETCSLIAEGLSTALQLFDDFKKMREQIGQTHRVCLLICNSPPYLLPAVESTTYSGYTTESLVQKIGEQGIHFSIVSPRKLPALRLLFEKAAPPAMLEPLQPPTDVSQDPRHMVLVRGLVLPVGGGSAPGPLQPKQPVPLPPAPPSGASLSAAPQQPLPPVPQQYQVPGNLSAAQVAAQNAVEAAKNQKAGLGPRFSPINPLQQAAPGVGPPFSQAPAPPLPPGPPGAPKPPPASQASLVSTVAPGPGLAPPAQPGAPSMAGTVAPGGVSGPSPAQLGAPALGGQQSVSNKLLAWSGVLEWQEKPKPASVDANTKLTRSLPCQVYVNHGENLKTEQWPQKLIMQLIPQQLLTTLGPLFRNSRMVQFHFTNKDLESLKGLYRIMGNGFAGCVHFPHTAPCEVRVLMLLYSSKKKIFMGLIPYDQSGFVNGIRQVITNHKQVQQQKLEQQRGMGAQQAPPGLGPILEDQARPSQNLLQLRPPQPQPQGTVGASAASGQPQPQGAAQAPPGAPQGPPGAAPGPPPPGPILRPQNPGANPQLRSLLLNPPPPQTGVPPPQASLHHLQPPGAPALLPPPHQGLGQPQLGPPLLHPPPAQSWPAQLPPRAPLPVAKRKRDREGHVFREKWERAYFFVEVKSMPMCLICKKIVSVLKEYNLRRHYESKHSKSFDQYTEQTRDAILNELKKGLKRQ, encoded by the exons ATGGTGGTCCTCCTGCTGAGACGGACTTCGGGGGAGAC GTTCATGGGCGGGGGAGGCGAGACCTGCAGCCTCATCGCCGAAGGCCTCAGCACCGCCCTGCAGCTATTCGATGACTTCAAGAAGATGCGGGAGCAGAT TGGCCAGACACACCGCGTCTGCCTCCTCATCTGTAACTCGCCCCCTTACCTGCTGCCCGCCGTCGAGAGCACCACGTACTCTGGGTACACGACAGAGAGTCTCGTGCAGAAGATTGGGGAG CAAGGGATCCACTTCTCCATCGTGTCTCCCCGGAAGCTGCCTGCCCTGAGGCTTCTGTTCGAGAAGGCGGCTCCCCCGGCCATGCTGGAGCCGCTGCAGCCACCGACAGATGTGAGCCAGGACCCCCGGCACATGGTGCTGGTGCGGGGGCTGGTGCTGCCGG TTGGGGGTGGCTCggccccaggccccctccagcCAAAGCAGCCTGTGCCCCTGCCTCCAGCTCCACCCTCAGGCGCCTCGCTCTCAGCAGCCCCCCAGCAGCCTCTGCCCCCGGTCCCCCAGCAGTACCAG GTCCCTGGGAACCTGAGCGCAGCTCAGGTGGCTGCCCAGAATGCGGTGGAAGCCGCCAAGAACCAGAAGGCTGGGCTGGGCCCACGCT TCTCACCCATTAACCCTCTCCAGCAAGCTGCTCCAGGAGTGGGTCCCCCCTTCAGCCAGGCACCGGCCCCACCACTACCCCCGGGGCCCCCTGGCGCCCCCAAGCCACCCCCTGCTTCCCAGGCCAGCCTGGTCTCCACCGTGGCTCCCGGCCCGGGCCTGGCCCCGCCCGCACAACCTGGGGCACCGTCCATG GCGGGCACGGTGGCCCCAGGCGGGGTGAGcggcccttccccagcccagcTGGGGGCCCCGGCCCTCGGTGGGCAGCAGTCAGTCTCCAACAAACTCCTGGCCTGGAGCGGGGTCCTTGAGTGGCAGGAG AAGCCCAAACCCGCCTCGGTGGACGCCAACACCAAGCTGACGCGGTCGCTGCCGTGCCAGGTCTACGTGAATCACGGCGAGAACTT GAAGACCGAGCAGTGGCCCCAGAAGCTCATCATGCAGCTCATCCCGCAGCAGCTGCTG ACCACCCTGGGCCCTTTGTTCCGGAACTCAAGGATGGTGCAGTTCCATTTCACCAACAAGGACCTGGAATCCCTGAAAGGCCTCTACCGGATCATGGGCAACGGCTTT GCCGGCTGCGTGCACTTCCCCCACACGGCGCCCTGCGAGGTGCGCGTGCTCATGCTCCTGTACTCGTCCAAGAAGAAGATCTTCATGGGCCTCATCCCCTACGACCAGAGCGGCTTCGTCAACGGCATCCGGCAGGTCATTACCAACCACAAGCAGGTCCAGCAGCAGAAGCTGGAACAGCAGCGCGGG ATGGGGGCACAGCAGGCACCCCCCGGGCTGGGCCCCATTCTGGAGGACCAGGCGAGACCCTCACAGAATCTG CTCCAGCTCCGCCCACCACAGCCCCAGCCTCAGGGCACCGTGGGGGCCTCTGCGGCCTCAggacagccccagccccagggtgCTGCCCAggcccccccgggcgccccccaaGGCCCTCCTGGAgcagcccccggccccccccctCCTGGACCCATCCTTCGGCCTCAGAACCCTGGGGCCAACCCCCAACTGCGGAGTCTTCTCCTCAACCCACCGCCG CCCCAGACTGGCgtgcccccaccccaagcctcCCTCCACCATCTCCAGCCACCAGGGGCTCCTGCACTGCTGCCCCCCCCACACCAGGGCCTGGGGCAACCCCAGCTGGGGCCCCCCCTCCTGCACCCACCACCCGCCCAGTCCTGGCCCGCACAGCTTCCCCCAAGAGCTCCGTTGCCAG TGGCAAAACGAAAGAGAGACCGAGAGGGCCACGTGTTTCGAGAAAAATGGGAGCGAGCCTATTTCTTTGTGGAAGTGAAGAGTATGCCTATGTGCTTAATATGCAAAAAAATCGTATCTGTGTTGAAAGAATACAACCTGAGACGTCATTATGAATCCAAGCACAGTAAGAGCTTCGACCAGTACACAGAACAGACGCGAGACGCGATACTCAATGAACTGAAAAAGGGCCTCAAACGTCAGTAG
- the MED25 gene encoding mediator of RNA polymerase II transcription subunit 25 isoform X6: MVVLLLRRTSGETFMGGGGETCSLIAEGLSTALQLFDDFKKMREQMAPVLPGSTSFLIPGSGQTHRVCLLICNSPPYLLPAVESTTYSGYTTESLVQKIGEQGIHFSIVSPRKLPALRLLFEKAAPPAMLEPLQPPTDVSQDPRHMVLVRGLVLPVGGGSAPGPLQPKQPVPLPPAPPSGASLSAAPQQPLPPVPQQYQVPGNLSAAQVAAQNAVEAAKNQKAGLGPRFSPINPLQQAAPGVGPPFSQAPAPPLPPGPPGAPKPPPASQASLVSTVAPGPGLAPPAQPGAPSMAGTVAPGGVSGPSPAQLGAPALGGQQSVSNKLLAWSGVLEWQEKPKPASVDANTKLTRSLPCQVYVNHGENLKTEQWPQKLIMQLIPQQLLTTLGPLFRNSRMVQFHFTNKDLESLKGLYRIMGNGFAGCVHFPHTAPCEVRVLMLLYSSKKKIFMGLIPYDQSGFVNGIRQVITNHKQVQQQKLEQQRGMGAQQAPPGLGPILEDQARPSQNLLQLRPPQPQPQGTVGASAASGQPQPQGAAQAPPGAPQGPPGAAPGPPPPGPILRPQNPGANPQLRSLLLNPPPPQTGVPPPQASLHHLQPPGAPALLPPPHQGLGQPQLGPPLLHPPPAQSWPAQLPPRAPLPVAKRKRDREGHVFREKWERAYFFVEVKSMPMCLICKKIVSVLKEYNLRRHYESKHSKSFDQYTEQTRDAILNELKKGLKRQ, encoded by the exons ATGGTGGTCCTCCTGCTGAGACGGACTTCGGGGGAGAC GTTCATGGGCGGGGGAGGCGAGACCTGCAGCCTCATCGCCGAAGGCCTCAGCACCGCCCTGCAGCTATTCGATGACTTCAAGAAGATGCGGGAGCAGAT GGCCCCCGTTCTTCCCGGCTCCACATCTTTCCTTATCCCTGGCAGTGGCCAGACACACCGCGTCTGCCTCCTCATCTGTAACTCGCCCCCTTACCTGCTGCCCGCCGTCGAGAGCACCACGTACTCTGGGTACACGACAGAGAGTCTCGTGCAGAAGATTGGGGAG CAAGGGATCCACTTCTCCATCGTGTCTCCCCGGAAGCTGCCTGCCCTGAGGCTTCTGTTCGAGAAGGCGGCTCCCCCGGCCATGCTGGAGCCGCTGCAGCCACCGACAGATGTGAGCCAGGACCCCCGGCACATGGTGCTGGTGCGGGGGCTGGTGCTGCCGG TTGGGGGTGGCTCggccccaggccccctccagcCAAAGCAGCCTGTGCCCCTGCCTCCAGCTCCACCCTCAGGCGCCTCGCTCTCAGCAGCCCCCCAGCAGCCTCTGCCCCCGGTCCCCCAGCAGTACCAG GTCCCTGGGAACCTGAGCGCAGCTCAGGTGGCTGCCCAGAATGCGGTGGAAGCCGCCAAGAACCAGAAGGCTGGGCTGGGCCCACGCT TCTCACCCATTAACCCTCTCCAGCAAGCTGCTCCAGGAGTGGGTCCCCCCTTCAGCCAGGCACCGGCCCCACCACTACCCCCGGGGCCCCCTGGCGCCCCCAAGCCACCCCCTGCTTCCCAGGCCAGCCTGGTCTCCACCGTGGCTCCCGGCCCGGGCCTGGCCCCGCCCGCACAACCTGGGGCACCGTCCATG GCGGGCACGGTGGCCCCAGGCGGGGTGAGcggcccttccccagcccagcTGGGGGCCCCGGCCCTCGGTGGGCAGCAGTCAGTCTCCAACAAACTCCTGGCCTGGAGCGGGGTCCTTGAGTGGCAGGAG AAGCCCAAACCCGCCTCGGTGGACGCCAACACCAAGCTGACGCGGTCGCTGCCGTGCCAGGTCTACGTGAATCACGGCGAGAACTT GAAGACCGAGCAGTGGCCCCAGAAGCTCATCATGCAGCTCATCCCGCAGCAGCTGCTG ACCACCCTGGGCCCTTTGTTCCGGAACTCAAGGATGGTGCAGTTCCATTTCACCAACAAGGACCTGGAATCCCTGAAAGGCCTCTACCGGATCATGGGCAACGGCTTT GCCGGCTGCGTGCACTTCCCCCACACGGCGCCCTGCGAGGTGCGCGTGCTCATGCTCCTGTACTCGTCCAAGAAGAAGATCTTCATGGGCCTCATCCCCTACGACCAGAGCGGCTTCGTCAACGGCATCCGGCAGGTCATTACCAACCACAAGCAGGTCCAGCAGCAGAAGCTGGAACAGCAGCGCGGG ATGGGGGCACAGCAGGCACCCCCCGGGCTGGGCCCCATTCTGGAGGACCAGGCGAGACCCTCACAGAATCTG CTCCAGCTCCGCCCACCACAGCCCCAGCCTCAGGGCACCGTGGGGGCCTCTGCGGCCTCAggacagccccagccccagggtgCTGCCCAggcccccccgggcgccccccaaGGCCCTCCTGGAgcagcccccggccccccccctCCTGGACCCATCCTTCGGCCTCAGAACCCTGGGGCCAACCCCCAACTGCGGAGTCTTCTCCTCAACCCACCGCCG CCCCAGACTGGCgtgcccccaccccaagcctcCCTCCACCATCTCCAGCCACCAGGGGCTCCTGCACTGCTGCCCCCCCCACACCAGGGCCTGGGGCAACCCCAGCTGGGGCCCCCCCTCCTGCACCCACCACCCGCCCAGTCCTGGCCCGCACAGCTTCCCCCAAGAGCTCCGTTGCCAG TGGCAAAACGAAAGAGAGACCGAGAGGGCCACGTGTTTCGAGAAAAATGGGAGCGAGCCTATTTCTTTGTGGAAGTGAAGAGTATGCCTATGTGCTTAATATGCAAAAAAATCGTATCTGTGTTGAAAGAATACAACCTGAGACGTCATTATGAATCCAAGCACAGTAAGAGCTTCGACCAGTACACAGAACAGACGCGAGACGCGATACTCAATGAACTGAAAAAGGGCCTCAAACGTCAGTAG
- the MED25 gene encoding mediator of RNA polymerase II transcription subunit 25 isoform X4, producing the protein MVPGSEGPARAGGLVADVVFVIEGTANLGPYFEGLRKHYLLPAIEYFNGGPPAETDFGGDYGGTQYSLVVFNTVDCAPESYVQCHAPTSSAYEFVTWLDGIKFMGGGGETCSLIAEGLSTALQLFDDFKKMREQMAPVLPGSTSFLIPGSGQTHRVCLLICNSPPYLLPAVESTTYSGYTTESLVQKIGEQGIHFSIVSPRKLPALRLLFEKAAPPAMLEPLQPPTDVSQDPRHMVLVRGLVLPVGGGSAPGPLQPKQPVPLPPAPPSGASLSAAPQQPLPPVPQQYQVPGNLSAAQVAAQNAVEAAKNQKAGLGPRFSPINPLQQAAPGVGPPFSQAPAPPLPPGPPGAPKPPPASQASLVSTVAPGPGLAPPAQPGAPSMAGTVAPGGVSGPSPAQLGAPALGGQQSVSNKLLAWSGVLEWQEKPKPASVDANTKLTRSLPCQVYVNHGENLKTEQWPQKLIMQLIPQQLLTTLGPLFRNSRMVQFHFTNKDLESLKGLYRIMGNGFAGCVHFPHTAPCEVRVLMLLYSSKKKIFMGLIPYDQSGFVNGIRQVITNHKQVQQQKLEQQRGMGAQQAPPGLGPILEDQARPSQNLLQLRPPQPQPQGTVGASAASGQPQPQGAAQAPPGAPQGPPGAAPGPPPPGPILRPQNPGANPQLRSLLLNPPPPQTGVPPPQASLHHLQPPGAPALLPPPHQGLGQPQLGPPLLHPPPAQSWPAQLPPRAPLPGQMLLSGGPRGPVPQPGLQPSVMEDDILMDLI; encoded by the exons ATGGTCCCCGGGTCGGAGGGCCCGGCCCGCGCCGGGGGCCTCGTGGCTGACGTGGTGTTTGTGATCGAGGGCACAGCCAACCTGGGGCCTTACTTCGAAGGGCTGCGCAAGCACTACCTGCTTCCGGCCATCGA GTACTTTAATGGTGGTCCTCCTGCTGAGACGGACTTCGGGGGAGAC TATGGGGGGACCCAGTACAGCCTCGTGGTGTTCAACACGGTGGACTGCGCTCCTGAGTCCTACGTACAGTGTCACGCTCCCACCAGCAGCGCCTATGAGTTTGTCACCTGGCTCGATGGCATTAA GTTCATGGGCGGGGGAGGCGAGACCTGCAGCCTCATCGCCGAAGGCCTCAGCACCGCCCTGCAGCTATTCGATGACTTCAAGAAGATGCGGGAGCAGAT GGCCCCCGTTCTTCCCGGCTCCACATCTTTCCTTATCCCTGGCAGTGGCCAGACACACCGCGTCTGCCTCCTCATCTGTAACTCGCCCCCTTACCTGCTGCCCGCCGTCGAGAGCACCACGTACTCTGGGTACACGACAGAGAGTCTCGTGCAGAAGATTGGGGAG CAAGGGATCCACTTCTCCATCGTGTCTCCCCGGAAGCTGCCTGCCCTGAGGCTTCTGTTCGAGAAGGCGGCTCCCCCGGCCATGCTGGAGCCGCTGCAGCCACCGACAGATGTGAGCCAGGACCCCCGGCACATGGTGCTGGTGCGGGGGCTGGTGCTGCCGG TTGGGGGTGGCTCggccccaggccccctccagcCAAAGCAGCCTGTGCCCCTGCCTCCAGCTCCACCCTCAGGCGCCTCGCTCTCAGCAGCCCCCCAGCAGCCTCTGCCCCCGGTCCCCCAGCAGTACCAG GTCCCTGGGAACCTGAGCGCAGCTCAGGTGGCTGCCCAGAATGCGGTGGAAGCCGCCAAGAACCAGAAGGCTGGGCTGGGCCCACGCT TCTCACCCATTAACCCTCTCCAGCAAGCTGCTCCAGGAGTGGGTCCCCCCTTCAGCCAGGCACCGGCCCCACCACTACCCCCGGGGCCCCCTGGCGCCCCCAAGCCACCCCCTGCTTCCCAGGCCAGCCTGGTCTCCACCGTGGCTCCCGGCCCGGGCCTGGCCCCGCCCGCACAACCTGGGGCACCGTCCATG GCGGGCACGGTGGCCCCAGGCGGGGTGAGcggcccttccccagcccagcTGGGGGCCCCGGCCCTCGGTGGGCAGCAGTCAGTCTCCAACAAACTCCTGGCCTGGAGCGGGGTCCTTGAGTGGCAGGAG AAGCCCAAACCCGCCTCGGTGGACGCCAACACCAAGCTGACGCGGTCGCTGCCGTGCCAGGTCTACGTGAATCACGGCGAGAACTT GAAGACCGAGCAGTGGCCCCAGAAGCTCATCATGCAGCTCATCCCGCAGCAGCTGCTG ACCACCCTGGGCCCTTTGTTCCGGAACTCAAGGATGGTGCAGTTCCATTTCACCAACAAGGACCTGGAATCCCTGAAAGGCCTCTACCGGATCATGGGCAACGGCTTT GCCGGCTGCGTGCACTTCCCCCACACGGCGCCCTGCGAGGTGCGCGTGCTCATGCTCCTGTACTCGTCCAAGAAGAAGATCTTCATGGGCCTCATCCCCTACGACCAGAGCGGCTTCGTCAACGGCATCCGGCAGGTCATTACCAACCACAAGCAGGTCCAGCAGCAGAAGCTGGAACAGCAGCGCGGG ATGGGGGCACAGCAGGCACCCCCCGGGCTGGGCCCCATTCTGGAGGACCAGGCGAGACCCTCACAGAATCTG CTCCAGCTCCGCCCACCACAGCCCCAGCCTCAGGGCACCGTGGGGGCCTCTGCGGCCTCAggacagccccagccccagggtgCTGCCCAggcccccccgggcgccccccaaGGCCCTCCTGGAgcagcccccggccccccccctCCTGGACCCATCCTTCGGCCTCAGAACCCTGGGGCCAACCCCCAACTGCGGAGTCTTCTCCTCAACCCACCGCCG CCCCAGACTGGCgtgcccccaccccaagcctcCCTCCACCATCTCCAGCCACCAGGGGCTCCTGCACTGCTGCCCCCCCCACACCAGGGCCTGGGGCAACCCCAGCTGGGGCCCCCCCTCCTGCACCCACCACCCGCCCAGTCCTGGCCCGCACAGCTTCCCCCAAGAGCTCCGTTGCCAG gTCAGATGCTGCTGAGCGGGGGTCCCCGGGGCCCGGTTCCTCAGCCGGGCCTGCAGCCCAGCGTCATGGAGGACGACATCCTCATGGATCTCATCTGA
- the MED25 gene encoding mediator of RNA polymerase II transcription subunit 25 isoform X5, protein MVPGSEGPARAGGLVADVVFVIEGTANLGPYFEGLRKHYLLPAIEYFNGGPPAETDFGGDYGGTQYSLVVFNTVDCAPESYVQCHAPTSSAYEFVTWLDGIKFMGGGGETCSLIAEGLSTALQLFDDFKKMREQIGQTHRVCLLICNSPPYLLPAVESTTYSGYTTESLVQKIGEQGIHFSIVSPRKLPALRLLFEKAAPPAMLEPLQPPTDVSQDPRHMVLVRGLVLPVGGGSAPGPLQPKQPVPLPPAPPSGASLSAAPQQPLPPVPQQYQVPGNLSAAQVAAQNAVEAAKNQKAGLGPRFSPINPLQQAAPGVGPPFSQAPAPPLPPGPPGAPKPPPASQASLVSTVAPGPGLAPPAQPGAPSMAGTVAPGGVSGPSPAQLGAPALGGQQSVSNKLLAWSGVLEWQEKPKPASVDANTKLTRSLPCQVYVNHGENLKTEQWPQKLIMQLIPQQLLTTLGPLFRNSRMVQFHFTNKDLESLKGLYRIMGNGFAGCVHFPHTAPCEVRVLMLLYSSKKKIFMGLIPYDQSGFVNGIRQVITNHKQVQQQKLEQQRGMGAQQAPPGLGPILEDQARPSQNLLQLRPPQPQPQGTVGASAASGQPQPQGAAQAPPGAPQGPPGAAPGPPPPGPILRPQNPGANPQLRSLLLNPPPPQTGVPPPQASLHHLQPPGAPALLPPPHQGLGQPQLGPPLLHPPPAQSWPAQLPPRAPLPGQMLLSGGPRGPVPQPGLQPSVMEDDILMDLI, encoded by the exons ATGGTCCCCGGGTCGGAGGGCCCGGCCCGCGCCGGGGGCCTCGTGGCTGACGTGGTGTTTGTGATCGAGGGCACAGCCAACCTGGGGCCTTACTTCGAAGGGCTGCGCAAGCACTACCTGCTTCCGGCCATCGA GTACTTTAATGGTGGTCCTCCTGCTGAGACGGACTTCGGGGGAGAC TATGGGGGGACCCAGTACAGCCTCGTGGTGTTCAACACGGTGGACTGCGCTCCTGAGTCCTACGTACAGTGTCACGCTCCCACCAGCAGCGCCTATGAGTTTGTCACCTGGCTCGATGGCATTAA GTTCATGGGCGGGGGAGGCGAGACCTGCAGCCTCATCGCCGAAGGCCTCAGCACCGCCCTGCAGCTATTCGATGACTTCAAGAAGATGCGGGAGCAGAT TGGCCAGACACACCGCGTCTGCCTCCTCATCTGTAACTCGCCCCCTTACCTGCTGCCCGCCGTCGAGAGCACCACGTACTCTGGGTACACGACAGAGAGTCTCGTGCAGAAGATTGGGGAG CAAGGGATCCACTTCTCCATCGTGTCTCCCCGGAAGCTGCCTGCCCTGAGGCTTCTGTTCGAGAAGGCGGCTCCCCCGGCCATGCTGGAGCCGCTGCAGCCACCGACAGATGTGAGCCAGGACCCCCGGCACATGGTGCTGGTGCGGGGGCTGGTGCTGCCGG TTGGGGGTGGCTCggccccaggccccctccagcCAAAGCAGCCTGTGCCCCTGCCTCCAGCTCCACCCTCAGGCGCCTCGCTCTCAGCAGCCCCCCAGCAGCCTCTGCCCCCGGTCCCCCAGCAGTACCAG GTCCCTGGGAACCTGAGCGCAGCTCAGGTGGCTGCCCAGAATGCGGTGGAAGCCGCCAAGAACCAGAAGGCTGGGCTGGGCCCACGCT TCTCACCCATTAACCCTCTCCAGCAAGCTGCTCCAGGAGTGGGTCCCCCCTTCAGCCAGGCACCGGCCCCACCACTACCCCCGGGGCCCCCTGGCGCCCCCAAGCCACCCCCTGCTTCCCAGGCCAGCCTGGTCTCCACCGTGGCTCCCGGCCCGGGCCTGGCCCCGCCCGCACAACCTGGGGCACCGTCCATG GCGGGCACGGTGGCCCCAGGCGGGGTGAGcggcccttccccagcccagcTGGGGGCCCCGGCCCTCGGTGGGCAGCAGTCAGTCTCCAACAAACTCCTGGCCTGGAGCGGGGTCCTTGAGTGGCAGGAG AAGCCCAAACCCGCCTCGGTGGACGCCAACACCAAGCTGACGCGGTCGCTGCCGTGCCAGGTCTACGTGAATCACGGCGAGAACTT GAAGACCGAGCAGTGGCCCCAGAAGCTCATCATGCAGCTCATCCCGCAGCAGCTGCTG ACCACCCTGGGCCCTTTGTTCCGGAACTCAAGGATGGTGCAGTTCCATTTCACCAACAAGGACCTGGAATCCCTGAAAGGCCTCTACCGGATCATGGGCAACGGCTTT GCCGGCTGCGTGCACTTCCCCCACACGGCGCCCTGCGAGGTGCGCGTGCTCATGCTCCTGTACTCGTCCAAGAAGAAGATCTTCATGGGCCTCATCCCCTACGACCAGAGCGGCTTCGTCAACGGCATCCGGCAGGTCATTACCAACCACAAGCAGGTCCAGCAGCAGAAGCTGGAACAGCAGCGCGGG ATGGGGGCACAGCAGGCACCCCCCGGGCTGGGCCCCATTCTGGAGGACCAGGCGAGACCCTCACAGAATCTG CTCCAGCTCCGCCCACCACAGCCCCAGCCTCAGGGCACCGTGGGGGCCTCTGCGGCCTCAggacagccccagccccagggtgCTGCCCAggcccccccgggcgccccccaaGGCCCTCCTGGAgcagcccccggccccccccctCCTGGACCCATCCTTCGGCCTCAGAACCCTGGGGCCAACCCCCAACTGCGGAGTCTTCTCCTCAACCCACCGCCG CCCCAGACTGGCgtgcccccaccccaagcctcCCTCCACCATCTCCAGCCACCAGGGGCTCCTGCACTGCTGCCCCCCCCACACCAGGGCCTGGGGCAACCCCAGCTGGGGCCCCCCCTCCTGCACCCACCACCCGCCCAGTCCTGGCCCGCACAGCTTCCCCCAAGAGCTCCGTTGCCAG gTCAGATGCTGCTGAGCGGGGGTCCCCGGGGCCCGGTTCCTCAGCCGGGCCTGCAGCCCAGCGTCATGGAGGACGACATCCTCATGGATCTCATCTGA